TGGGTTTCTGTAAGAATAGAAAATAATATTAGAATATTATGAATGAAGCATGTTGAAAATTTGGTTGATAATCGTCCATCAGATGGATGATTATCAACCATTTTGTGGATGATTTTCGTCCACTTTTACACGGACTCCCGGTTCGGGTCCCCTGTTTGCTTTCCTTCGGACTGGACCTCTGAGCGGGGAGGACATATTCAGAATATTCGTAAGTACACGTATGCCAGGAGGTCGTCATGTCCATGTATTCCAAGTTCGCTGTCTGGTACGATCGCATTTTTCCCTTTAGTCCCGGTGTCTATGCCTATCTGACGCACCATCTGGGAGATCTGGGCGGGCCGGTTTTGGATCTGGGCTGCGGCACCGGCGACTATTGTACGGCGTTCACCCGCGACGGCGTGCGGGCCGTGGGCGTGGACCTCGATTCTTCCATGATCTCCCAGGCCCGGGCCCGTGGGCCGGAGACCGAGTTTCATGTCCTGGATATGGCGGAATTTGCGACCATCGGAGGCCCCTGGAATATGATCTATTCCATCGGCAACACTGCGGCCCACCTGCCGGAGGACCGTTTCTGGGGGTGCGTCGAGGACGTGGCCGCGCGGCTTCTGCCCGGC
This DNA window, taken from Desulfomicrobium sp. ZS1, encodes the following:
- a CDS encoding trans-aconitate 2-methyltransferase, which encodes MSMYSKFAVWYDRIFPFSPGVYAYLTHHLGDLGGPVLDLGCGTGDYCTAFTRDGVRAVGVDLDSSMISQARARGPETEFHVLDMAEFATIGGPWNMIYSIGNTAAHLPEDRFWGCVEDVAARLLPGGIWIVQVMNWDYILGLPAFTFPAKVMEGAVFHRAYQDITPEGLTFHTGLDIDGQRVFDDHVRLYPLSSERMVVGHEKRGFHLVEHVSDYSGSGFDPEVFSANIFVFKR